Proteins from a genomic interval of Papaver somniferum cultivar HN1 chromosome 4, ASM357369v1, whole genome shotgun sequence:
- the LOC113272740 gene encoding uncharacterized protein LOC113272740: MTTKEKLQEIQNIVAQHTDAITEMKNEIQSLGDKMNLLINLFQSTQSHQPEASGSENHPPNPGNPFTNLHQVIHNFSNTESRKFTRTPKVDLPRFNGINPRGWALKCDRYFSLHKFPEDERVDMAAIHFDSAVDSWFLNYQHGKEFISWVKHDLCARFEDVAQDNYVGSVNKLVQTFTVEDYYDLWEHYKSFMIANNPYLPESFYTLSFISGLKEEIRTVVQMFKPENTATTFYLARLQQAYLHHQPKPTKSFSEPFVPSPLSVSHPPYTVKSFFSPSSTLTKHNTSSSPPIVTHPTTPTRTSSDNYFPPVKRLTHSQMQVRKDKRICYNCDEFYRKGHRCKTQQLFMLIVDEDLERQESLSTEDVSKDSPSTPDYPIEISLHALTGNVAPDTIRIVGHLNKHYVSVLIDTGSTHSFIDAVLTSKLGLHVSPTGRMLVTVANGDRIISQGICHNLHWDMQGHQFSANLRTFPLGGCDIVLGADWLRQLGDVTFNFSQLSISFRHQGSHITLQGTTSKPSLSMISGSSLNKFIKSNTPTLIGQFFSISTTPILPPPPAVSALLETFVDVFAEPTGLPPSRSLDHKIPLKHGSNPTSQRPYKCPYIHKSFVESLVSEMLSSGVIQHSHNPFAAPILLVKKKDGIWRFCVDYRKLNDITVKDKYPIPLIEELLDELNGSVVFSKIDLRSGYYQIRVYAPDIHKTAFRTHQGHYEFRVMPFGLTNTPATFQALMNEVFQPYLRKFVLVFFDNILVYSPSMEEHLEHLQLTLSLLRKHSLSSKLSKCAFAQPQLEYLGHIITTNGVASDPDKVATMVNWPKPQTLKQLRGFLGLIGYYENSLRGMETSVSHSRYD, encoded by the coding sequence ATGACCACCAAAGAAAAGCTTCAAGAAATTCAAAATATTGTTGCTCAACACACCGATGCGATTACTGAAATGAAAAATGAGATTCAATCTTTGGGTGATAAGATGAATCTTCTTATCAATTTGTTTCAATCGACGCAATCTCATCAACCTGAGGCTTCTGGATCGGAAAATCATCCACCAAATCCGGGTAATCCATTTACAAATCTTCATCAGGTGATTCATAATTTTTCCAATACTGAATCTCGTAAGTTCACTCGTACTCCCAAGGTTGATCTTCCTCGTTTTAATGGTATTAATCCTCGTGGTTGGGCTCTTAAATGTGACCGGTATTTTAGTTTACATAAATTTCCTGAAGATGAACGCGTTGATATGGCTGCAATTCATTTCGATTCAGCAGTAGATTCATGGTTTTTAAATTACCAACATGGTAAAGAGTTTATTTCATGGGTTAAACATGATTTATGTGCTAGATTTGAGGATGTTGCTCAGGATAATTATGTTGGTAGTGTTAATAAACTAGTCCAAACCTTCACTGTCGAAGATTACTATGATCTTTGGGAGCATTATAAAAGCTTTATGATAGCTAATAATCCTTATTTACCTGAGAGTTTTTACACATTAAGCTTCATTAGTGGGTTAAAAGAGGAAATCCGTACAGTTGTGCAAATGTTCAAACCTGAGAATACTGCAACAACTTTTTATTTGGCTAGGCTGCAACAGGCTTATCTACATCATCAGCCTAAACCAACTAAATCCTTCTCTGAACCATTTGTACCTTCACCACTTTCTGTTTCCCACCCACCATATACAGTCAAATCATTTTTCTCCCCATCCTCTACCCTTACCAAGCACAATACATCATCATCACCTCCCATTGTAACTCACCCTACCACACCTACTAGAACATCTTCAGACAATTATTTTCCTCCTGTTAAGAGACTCACTCATTCTCAGATGCAAGTTAGAAAAGATAAGAGGATTTGTTACAACTGTGATGAGTTCTACAGGAAGGGTCACCGATGTAAAACTCAACAACTATTCATGTTGATTGTTGATGAGGACCTTGAAAGGCAGGAGTCATTATCCACTGAAGATGTCTCTAAAGACTCTCCCTCGACTCCTGATTATCCCATTGAGATTTCCTTACATGCCTTGACAGGGAATGTTGCCCCTGACACAATCAGAATTGTTGGCCATCTTAATAAGCACTATGTCAGTGTCCTTATTGATACAGGAAGCACACATAGTTTCATTGATGCTGTTTTAACTTCAAAATTGGGTCTACATGTTTCTCCAACTGGACGGATGCTTGTTACAGTTGCTAATGGAGATAGAATCATCAGTCAAGGTATCTGCCACAACTTACATTGGGATATGCAAGGCCATCAATTCTCTGCAAATTTACGAACTTTTCCTCTTGGCGGTTGCGATattgttttaggagctgattgGTTGCGCCAACTTGGTGATGTTACATTTAACTTCAGTCAACTGAGTATTTCATTTCGACATCAAGGCAGCCATATTACACTTCAGGGTACCACTTCTAAACCTTCTCTAAGCATGATTAGTGGCTCTTCATTGAATAAGTTTATTAAGAGTAATACACCTACCCTAATTGGCCAGTTTTTCTCTATTTCCACCACTCCTATACTTCCACCTCCACCTGCAGTTTCTGCCCTCTTAGAGacctttgtagatgtttttgctGAGCCCACTGGCCTTCCTCCATCTCGATCACTTGACCACAAAATACCACTCAAACATGGGTCTAACCCTACTTCTCAAAGACCATATAAATGCCCCTATATACATAAGTCTTTCGTAGAGTCCTTGGTCTCTGAAATGCTATCTAGTGGAGTGATTCAACACAGCCATAACCCATTTGCTGCTCCTATTCTCTTAGTCAAAAAGAAAGATGGTATTTGGCGCTTTTGTGTCGATTATCGAAAGCTTAATGATATTACAGTCAAGGATAAATATCCTATACCTCTTATTGAAGAACTGTTGGATGAATTGAATGGTTCTGTGGTATTTTCCAAGATCGATCTTCGTTCTGGGTATTACCAAATCAGAGTTTACGCACCTGACATTCACAAGACTGCTTTTCGCACTCATCAAGGCCATTACGAGTTCAGAGTTATGCCATTTGGGCTTACTAACACCCCTGCAACCTTTCAAGCCCTCATGAATGAGGTATTTCAGCCATATCTTCGCAAATTTGTACTGgtattctttgataacatctTGGTTTACAGCCCATCCATGGAAGAACATTTAGAGCATTTACAACTAACATTATCCTTGTTGAGGAAACATTCTCTCTCTTCCAAGCTGTCAAAATGTGCATTTGCTCAACCACAGTTAGAATATCTTGGGCATATTATTACTACTAATGGTGTAGCTTCTGACCCTGACAAAGTTGCAACAATGGTGAATTGGCCAAAACCTCAAACACTGAAGCAACTTAGAGGATTCTTGGGGCTTATAGGGTACTACGAAAATTCATTAAGGGGTATGGAAACATCTGTAAGCCACTCACGATATGATTAA